A segment of the Fusarium oxysporum f. sp. lycopersici 4287 chromosome 4, whole genome shotgun sequence genome:
GCCAGCAATACAAAATCTCACGATCTTCAAGTGACACCAGTGAACAACGCCAGCATTCCTCTCTCTAGCCCACACGTTCCTCTGCGCAAACTCTTGGTCGGCGCACAGGGTGATCGACCAAGCGCTGATACTTTGCATGATTTCTATATTTTTCTTCACGACTCTTTTTCGTCTTCTGCGGTGGGAATCTTCCTCTCAAGCCTCACCGAATTTGCGCCGTGTCATTTCAGCATATCGTGATCACGACAGGATGCATATTTTCTTGAAACGCCGTTTCTCTGCGTCTTTGGTGAGCGACTCACGAAGCCCAACGGCTAGGGCTACTCGTCCCCTCAACATCACATGTCCGAAACAAATCTACTCTTCGTTATTTCGTTATCGCTATGCCTATCGTGATCGTGGCAGCTCAACCCCAGCACGATAGCTTCCGTCGGTCAATGTGGGTCTCATCTACACCTAGCATCTGATTTCGGGCTAGTCGACAGCCCTACATAACTTGCATGttcccttcctcttcatGCTTGTGCTCATGCGTGGGAGATCCGCTCGCTTTGATTGATCTGACTTACAAGGGCTCCTCGGATTATCTTGGACCACATGCAAGACCCTCAAATTCGGGTTGTTTCCGATGATCATAGTTCATAGCGTTTTTTCTGGGCTCGGTTCCCTGCATTATCGCGGCGCAAGCCATATGCAGTCTCGAAATATTCGTACACCAATTCACAATGCCTGAAGATTCACGGATCTTTAAATTTACGAGTATGACTGGTCTAATTTCGAGACTCACTTATCGCATTATCGGAGACACTGTTAAAAGTCGATATAACGATACTGTTCACATTTCACAAAGCAACACTGCTTTCACCATCATGGTCATCTGTTGTCTTACAACAGCTTGTTAACCCACATTCAGGTCGGGCTTTGCCGAATCACATCGCTGAACGCTGTGAAACCAAGCGGCGGCTTTCTTGGGGATCTTCCAATGTTTTACTTTAGTTCCGACATGAAGGAATATGTACGCCTGCTAAGGGACGGCTCGATGCGGATCGAAATGTCAGCTGCTCAGCTCAATTGGTTGCGACACCTGTCAATCGGCGATCAACGTCAGGCCTCAATACGGTCAGATGCGAAAATGATGAATTTATTGCACTATGCGCGGTAATTGATACTGTCGCGCAAGCAAATTGGTATGCACAGACAGAAAGACGTGCGTCACACATTCAGTGAGTTAGATGGTTATACCAAGTGATACAactgctgctgcggctgcttTTCCTCTTTAAATTCCCGTGCGTCAGTCCCGATCTCTCTCCGTCTGTCTTTCTTCGGTAGATGTCGTGTGGTTACGTTTTAGGTACTGTACTGTAATCAATTTCTATCAATATGATTTTTTATAACCTCTTGTCTTTCGCCCTGTTTGTGACCTCGTCTCTGAGTCGAGCCACCGATAAAGAAATACATCTTCAGTGGTCACTATGTGATCGTGATGGAGAAGCCGTCCTCGAGAAACTAGGGGAAGAAGTTCGTCCACCCTACAAACGCAATCCGATCACCTATTTCGACACCATGCCCCCGACTCATGCGCAACAAGGCGTCATGTTCCGCACCAAGACGAACAAAGGCAACCCGTTTTCTGTCATCAAGGTCCGCTTCAATGAGATACCAGAGCGCATTCCTCCCGGCGCCCATTGCGTCTATGATCGATACGGAGACAACGTTCCATTCACTTGCGGTCAACGGTACCTCCTGGGTGACAAGACCAAAGAGATCTGGAGCGATGACCAAGTTCGCTTTGCAGAAAAGTACGACGACATTGACTGGGATGGCCTTGTACCCTACGGGCCTTTCCCAGATGGCAAGtggaagttgaagatattgggGTACAAAGCGAAGCTGGATGATGTAGTGGCTGGGGAGCTTCACCTTATGGAGATTGAACTGTCTACCCCGAAAGCTGGATCTGAAAAGGTGTATCAGGAGGTCACTGAGTATCTGAGAGAACACGATGTATTGCTCTGCGATCCCCAGGCGTCGAAGACACTGCGCCTGTTTCACGATATGGGATacattgatgatggagacaCTTGGATTGAGGAGCTTTAGCTACTCGTCATACGTGTTAATTCTCTCTCGGTCTATCAACTTGCAGTGTTGACGATGTGCCCTCCAGCTTTTTCGTTGGGTTAGGAACACGGGATTATTGGAAACGCTTTAGTTCTTACACATGGACCCTACGTAGTTAAAAGCTGATATAATGAGGCCCAGTAGTTATGCCTCTGAATATTAGGGTTCCTGCCAATCTTACCCCTAACTTAACGCAATCTTGTTCTCATACTCGAATCCTCCTTATCGCTGTACCTGCATTCAGCATTGCCCTTACCAGTCTCGTCGGCATTCGCCTACCCTTCCTATTGCTATCAATAACCTTCCCAACACTCGACTAAGCATATTACTTGACATTGACTTTAGCGCCATATGTAATCCTCGAGAGCTCCTAGGTCCTCTGCATCAGCCATATAACCAAGACTGCCTTGCAAAAGTTACTCCAAGGACGGGCTTTCTCATGGAGCAGAAACCTCAACGGCAGCTTCACTATTTCTTTTTAGTATTGCCATCCTCGCCCCCGCTATAGCCATATatatcctcatcatcgtcgactGGCCTCGCTGGAAGGGCAGGACGTGGGTCTATAGGTGGAACAGCAGTATTGACTGGCTCTTCAGGAGCCTGCGAGTCTgttcgttgatgatgatgggcCGTTGCAGTGGGATCTTGGAGGTTGTTCTGAGttccttcttgaccattcTCCTTGGCGGTATTTTGAGTGGTCTCTCGAATGTTCTCCTGTACGGTGAGATGAGCGCGACGTTGAGTGCGACGTTGTTGAGCCTTGTCTTGGGCGATACCTCGAGCAAGCTCTTGATAGACACCTTCCATGAAAGCTTTAACACTTTTTTTAGTGTTTCCCCGGGGGAGACTCTGAATGATATTTTGGGAGGTGTCCCGATCGAAATACTGAACAATACGTTGAGTGTTGTTTTGAGCAATACCTCGAGCCTTGTCTTGAGTGCGACCCTGAGTTCGACCCTGAGCGCGACGTTGGGCTCGGATTTGAGCGAGAATTTGAGCCTGACGTCGATTGCGGTGTTGCCGAGCCCTTTCTTGAGCAATACTTCGAGCTTTCCTTTGGTTGACATCCTGAGCGCGACGTTGAGCGAAATACTGAGCGTCCTCTACCTCGAATTTGAGAATTTGAGCCATACTGTGAACCAGACTTTCATTGAGACCCTGAGCATAAAATTGAGCGTCCCATTGACGGAGATCCTTTTCCTGCCTTCGAAGCATTTGCTCGAATTGCTGTGCGAAACTTTGATCGTCCCATTGATTCATACACATGGTGATAGGAACGTCCCATGGATCGATGTCTTGAGCGTTGCCTTGATCGATACCTCGTGTGTTATTTTGAGTATTATTCTGAGTGATACCTTGAGTGATACCTTGAGCATTGTTTTGAGCGTTTCCTTGAGcattatcatcatcctcatcctcatccataAGCTGTGGTGTCTCATCGATAAAAACCTCCATTTCTTCAAGTGTCTTTGTTTGTCTGTGCTCCCACTCTTCATCtatctccttcttctccttcatgTGCGCTTCGAGGAGCGTGTCTTTGAGCCATTGGCACTCAATGAACAGGATGTCGAGCATTTTTTCCCTGTTCCACAGCGTCATATTGACATCACACATGTTGTAAGTGTCGATAAGTTTCTGCTGCCCCTTCAACAGGAACTCGAGTTCCCAGTCGTTGGTGTAGAGTCCGTGGAGGACGAACAACAAGGCAGATGCAAGCCCCATTGCGTTCTGAAATTGCTTCTTCGCCAAAGCCCTGAGTGCGCCACGATTCTTGAATAGGGGGTGGTTCCTGTAATCTTTCCACTCATCGTTGTTCCTGATGACGAACCATTCACGCCAGATAAAATACTTGATGGCGCGCCTGCGCCAGTAGGGAAATAGTTCCCTGTGGTATCTGACGGCATCTAGGAAATTTTCGATCAGGGCACAAGCATTTCGTCTGTTGGTGAGAGGAAATGGGCACTCGAGGGGCAAGTCGAAGATGGTTATCTTGTTGCAGAGATTCGCCTCCTCCCACTCTGTGACTTCGTCCCACTCCAAACGAGGTTTCGGGTCCTTGAGTCGCCTGGCATTATCGTACCACGACGATTGAGTAATGGTTTGTCTTGGCATTTTACAAGATAAAGGATCGATGCACAACTATCGTGATGTTTTGGGAAGATTCGTCAGGATTCATGGGTGTTCCATGTTAAGGAGAAATCCTAAAGCGAGAAGTGTGGCGTGATTTGTTTAAGCAAACAGCCACACACAAGCAGCAAGAGCGCATCATTTCCATGTCTCAATAAACTTCCTCCATGATGCGAACAAGGTTGTAGATGAAAGCTTAAGATACCAAGAAGACGAAAGTTTAGGGTAGGCAGTAGTCGGAAATACGGATATCATTATCTCCACTTATTAGACATTCATCACCTTGGTCAGCCTTAGCAAACCAAAAATATTGGGGACCATTCCATTCTAGCAATAGCTAGGTCCAAAAGGTTGCAAAGCAAACCACCACAATTTAGCTGCTGATGTAACATTGACTAAACATCTCTAACCTCCACCACGGATCAATTCGATCCAATGCCATCCATGGCTTATTCTATCTATTTCTACTTGTAGGACCCTGCATTTGTCGTGCTTGCAaattcatcttctcatccagcCTTGTCTCTCGTAGTATATAAATCCCCTTTCTCAACCGCCCTCCCTGGTCATGACCCTTTTTCGTTCCATCTTCATACCAGTATTCATTGCTCTAGCAGCTATTGCATTGTTCCAACATCGTATCAAGGACACAGCAACTTCAACCTTTGAATTCCTAGGGGCTCTTACCCCCCTGACTTTCCACAAGGCCAACACTCAGCACAAAGAACACCACCTTTTCGCCACGGAAATGTCTGTCACCCGAGCTGTTCGCAAGGTCTTCCTTGCCGTTGAGCAATCCGAAGGAGCTGGTGCTCGTGTTCGTCGCTCAATTGGCACTCCTCAGCTCCGCAACTTTTCTCCTTTTCTCATGCTCGATCACTTCTCCGTGAAGCCTGGTGCTGGTTTCCCtgatcatcctcatcgtgGCCAGGAAACTATCACATATCTCCTTGAGGGTGGCATGGATCATGAGGATTTTGCTGGCAACAGGGGTACTCTCTCCGCCGGTGACCTCCAATTCATGACTGCTGGAAAAGGTATGAACCACTTACTTGTCCTAAATAGCAGAATCGTACTAACATCGCCTAGGCATTGTGCACGCTGAGATGCCCCGACAAAACGAGGATGGCAGCGCAAACGTCGGTCTTCAACTTTGGGTCGACCTTCCCAAGGACCTGAAGGCTTGCGAACCTCGGTATCGCGACCTCCGTGGCTCCGAGATCCCCATCGCCAAGGTTGACGATGACAAGGTCACTGTAAAGGTCATTTCTGGCCAGAGCCACGGCATCGACTCAGTCAAGGATCTCGCCTACACACCCGTTTGGTTCCTCGACATTGAGATCCGCCCTGGTGGCAAGATCACCCAACCTCTCCCCGCAAACTGGAACGCCTTTGCCTACACTCTCGAGGGAGATGTTATCGTTGGCAAGGATGACCAGCGACGTGTTGTCGAGCAGTACCATAACATTGTCTTTGAGCCGCAGGGAGATGTTGTTCACTTTGAGGTTGACGCCGGCGCTTCAAAACCCGCTCGACTAGGTATGTAAAACACTCACCCCCGAGAAACTATACATACTAACATTTTGATAAGCCCTCATCGCTGGTATTCCTCTTGATCAGCCTGTTATCCAATACGGTCCTTTTGTCCTCACTTCCAAAGAGGACGTCGCCAAAGCTCTTTTCGACTACCAAACCCATTCCAACGGTTTCGAGCGAGCAGAGAACTGGCAGAGTGAGATTGGCAAGTCCATGATGGACTAAACCTTACATATATGTGGCTTGATGACTTGACTGGCGTTACAATGGGATATGTATTTAGCTATAACTACACTTATGAGCTGGCAGCGCTGTTTGAAAAAATTGGTGGTGTTACATGCATAAATCATACGAAGAATGATAATCAAATAGCGGTCCTCTATAGTATTTCCACGGTCTGTCTACCATCGTAAACCTGTCAGTCCAAACTAGGTTCCAATAACCCCGGTCCCTCTATTTATTATATGAAATGAGCCGCTTGACAATCGGTTCTGTTTGGTTTCAACACCTTCATGTCATGGTAATACATCAAGTGACACTGAATACGAATTGCGCACATTTTTTTGAAGAAGATTATCTATTACTATTTCTCAATGAATGTGAGAAGCAAAGTCCACCACCGAAGTCAGGCCGTAGGCCGGGTATCACCACCATCCCAGAACCCATGTAACCATGAGAGACGATACATACAGGCTGAGCTTGTGTCAGGGCAGCACAAGTCTGCCGCTTCCCGTCGTCATCTCCCACGCCACCGCccccttcttcatctgtcACAAACAGCATCAAGATCCCATCCATTCTAACATTTCGCGTCATTTCCATTAAAGGAGAGATAAGCCGTATGCATCATTAAACCCTCGAAAAACCTGACCCGTCATGTCCATTCATACCATTCACCATTATGTGAAGATTTTTTCCCACAAACCGACTCCTTGCACCGAGGAAATATGCTAAGGGTCCCAAAAGATCGAGGTACAGGCGTAAATTATGTATCAAACATGTGCAACGTAAAAGCATCAAACATCAAATTATCGTCCATCCTGATTTAAAGGAGGAGCATGGCAATACCAGCTGCGGCGATGACACCAGCAGGGGCACCAGTCATCTGAGCAGCGGCCTGAATGAAAGTTAGAGATTTTCAATAGAATATAGGAGTGGATTAACTTACAGCATTGTCAGTGCCGGTGGTGGTGGCCGAAGCATCAGTGCCAGTAGCACTGGTAGCACCCTCGGTGGCGGTGGAGGCGTCAGTAACGGTCTCCGAAACCGACTCGGACTGAGAACCGCTGGTAACGGTGGTGAGAGTTCGGACAACCTCAGTGCCATCAGTGGTGAATGTGGTGACCTCGGCGGATGCGGCAGAGTCGGTAGAGGCAGTCTCGGTGACGAGAGTTCGGACGATCTCAGTACCATCGGAGGTGAAGGTGGTAACCTCAGCGGACTCGGCACCAGAGGTCTCGGTCTCAGACCCGGAGGTAATAGTAGAGACGATGGTAGAACCACCAGAGGTGAAAGTGGTGACAACTGCACCGCCGAGGATAGCCTTGCCGGTGGTGGTGAACTCATCTCCCTCGGAGTTGGTGAGGACGCTGGTGTAGGTGCTCACGGAAACATCGTCGGAAGCGCCAGTAGCAGTACCGCTGATGGTGGAGAGAGCAGAGGTGATGGTAGAATCGCCAGAGGTAAGGGTGCTAAGGACGGTTCGCACGGCGCCAGAGCCAGTAGCCGTGGCCGAAACCTCGCCAGAAGCACCAGTAGTGATCTGAACACCAGCTCCTGCGGAAGGTTAGATATGTTGATTCTTTTGTGGGATCAGGGAAACTTACGGCGGCAGATCTCAAGACCGTAGTTCAGGACCTGGGCGGCCTGCTCACCGTTGCAGATAGCAGCAGAGCAGTCACGGAGACCGTAGATGAAGTTCTGGTTGGTGCACAGGCAGCCAATATCGCCGGCGTCACATCCAAGCTCCTGGGACTTCTCGGCACTGACCATGTTGCCGGCGCAAGTACGCTGCTCATGGTTAGAGATACTCTAGCTGTGCACTGCTTGGATTTAGACTTACACCACACTGGGGGAGATCATCAGAGCTCTGGGCAACGGCGGCAGCAGCCAGGCCGAAGATGGTGAGGAAAGAAGACTTCATCTTGACGATTTTGCTTGATCGATGGTCTGTATCAAATTGGTGGATTAGTTGAGGTCTCTTATGAAGTTTGTAGCGACAGTAAGAAGGCGATGGTGAACGAAGGTAGGTTTTGCGAGCGTGTTAGGCGAGCGATGTAAACGAGGGGAAGTTAGACAGTGAATCACCGCCAGCAGGAGCAGAGGCGACCCGTGAATAAATGAAGTGCGACTACCGGCGGCCTGCTCCTGAGGCACGCGAGTGATGTTTGCGTGAGACAAAGCAAGGGACCGTGTATCACAGAGGTATGGAAGAgccgagaacaagaagtGTGTAGCCCTCAGCCCCTCGCAATGCGATGTTCAGTGCTCGCGTTCCGGTGTCAAATCACACAATCACCAAGTTGGAATGAGGCAAACTTGTTGACAAGCAAAAAAGGCGCCGGCAAAGATGGACAGTGTAGCTGGAGTAATAACGAGGAGATAGTAACTTACCTTGATGGTAATTGATATGTGACTACGGCACAAACGAAGGTGATCGATCTCGTATAAGAGTGAGACGAAGTGAGACTGGCCTGGGGGCTGGAGGTTGGGAGATAAACTCGATTGAGTTGTTGGAGAGAGGATGTTTGAGATGTTGGAATGAAAATTTCTCAAGGCTGATATTGATGTGGAACAAGAGGAAGGGTGAGGAGGAAGCTGTGGCTTTAAAGGCAGGAGTAAGTGGTGGGTGGGCGGGAGCCAgaatcttgatcttggcgtGACGGTTGCTTGCTTTGCAGGAGCGAGCAGTGCTTGCCAGCTGGTAAGGCAAGTGCAGGCAGGGTACCCTAGCTAAACGGTGTGTTTCCCAGCTTGGCATTGGCGGTCTAGCAGGGCAAGCACGGCACGGGCTTGATCTTGCCTTGTCACTACGTACGTCCTCTTAGAGTCAGAGGAAACTGCCATCACAGATTGAAGCGTAAATCTGCACCTGGGCCAGTACCTTGCTGCTTGGCTTGGATACCGCCTGCAGGGAGACCACCGATGGCACGGGAGGGGCCAACGCTAATACGACCCAGTCCAGTCAAGGCTCAGTTGCTGGCGGGGAAGCTAGAAAGTCCACTCCACTGGGCCGGACCGTCAAAGACACAGACTCCAGCACAGACGGACAGGGCCAGGCACTTGGAGGCCCCCCCATGTTGACTATGATGTTGTTTTACGGGGATGTTTTGTCAACGACAGAAGGATATTACGATGAGCCAAGCAATTTCTCATTTGTGATTTTGCTCCGCCATGGTAATTGAGTCAATGCAATCGAGAATTGGGTATCCAAACCAGACGTCAATGCCGTAATTGGAGATACACAATGAGGTCAGAGCATGAGCTGTAGACAAGATGGGTTACCCCTGTCACAGCGGGGAGCGGCTTTTATAGCAACTTGTCCACGTCGGTGACGCTGGTGTAAGTGGCTGCGAGGGTCTCACAGTTAAAGTTCTTACACTCAAAATTCTTGTATTTTCGCCCAGGGGAcactttgactttgacgtTATGATATCTGCGGCGGGGTAAAGAAGTTGACAAAGCAAGCTACCTACTGGAAAAGTTTCATATTCATTAGCAACTAGGGATACTATCAGGGAAGCTGCAGCATATGAGATGGAAAAAGAGGTCAAGGTGAGTGATAGCTGGACGGGCTGCCACGCTAGATCGCCAACCACCCGCATCGGCACCCACATCATGGCGCATGGGGCTTTGAAACCGGACGGGAGCTGATGCGAGGACAAATTGATATTCAAAACTCGATGTCCTCGTTGGGTTTGCCAATAGCGCGTGCGTGGTAGTTTCTGTGCTTCTTTGCTAGCCAAACTTTCGGATATCGGTCCTACCACCAATAAAGCCTGTGGAGGCAAAAAGATGCAAACTTGACTTGATCACACCAGACTAGAAAACTGGATCAGCTCTCGTCTATGACGGAACTCTCTTGGGTCACCGTGAAGAAATGAATTGATTGAGGCAAGCAGGAAGTAACTCGTATGCCGAGCCGGATAACGGCCACAGGAGCATGAAGGAAGGAAAACGGGTATGACGATTGCCAATAACAGTACCCTGCTTGCCCAGTTCAGTGCAATTGATGTTGTGTTGTGCTCCTGCCACAGCAACCATCATCTTTGCCAGGCAATCACAACCAAGTACCACAGTTTCATCTAAACACTATCCCAGATTTCCATCTTCTAAAGACCACCCATGGCAGTAGCTCACAGTACGTGTGATATCGCATCTCCAATTATCGAGAGTGAAGTTAGTCGTCGTTGGCCAGTGGCGTTGGTGCTCTCTCCGATTGGCCAATTACCCATGTACTAATCCATCCTTGGCAACCACACAAAAACAAGCTGAGGTGTTAGCCAACTTTTGACTCCCTGGCAACCGGGAAGCGGAATCAtgttcttttttctttcttgtcctTTGGGAACTTTCTTCTCGATTCCTGAATCAGATGAGATGGTGTCAATGGTGATGGTAGTGTGGTGCGTACCTGTCTCAGGAACAGACAAGTGCAATTTAGGCCTCAAACCCGACCTTCTATTTGTTGATTATCATTTGTCCGTGCAATCATGGCAATCTCTGTATCAATTTCGCATTGTGGTTGTGTCTTATCAGGTTTTCGCTTAATATCATCTACAACATCGTTCTCCTCAAGCCTGATCTTTCGATGATGCCTACCCCACTTGAACCAACTCATCCACTTCAACTCGTCCCACTCTGTACCCATCGAGAACTTCCACCACAAACCCTGTGCTGTCTGTGATTGTGATGCTCGATTCCCTGCTCAGCTGGCTTTGATGAGCTGTGCCCAGACTAGCCACCCAACGGGCCAAGCCACTCAAGCCACACGCCAAGCGAGCCAAGAGAACCAGGGGTTAGGTCAACTGGTGGGCTCTTGATGTCATCCATCGCATCATCGTCTGTTTTCTTCTGTTTCTCTCATGGCCCACGCTTCTACCCCAGCGAATGGCTCAAGGCCCTGTCGAGCTGGACAGACCAGCCTGGGCCTTGACTTTGAGCCTTGCTCGATATTGGGTATTCAACATCCCTCCACCTCTTGGGCCTCGGGAGTttcgtcttcatctcaaTGCCACGTTTTCCGTCTCGTCATCGTGACGATCTTGGTTGTCACTTCATTGAATTCAATTCCTATCGGAATTCTGTTTCATGTTTCATTCCTGATCAACTGTCGTCTGATCATCGTCATGGTTAAAACTGATAATCTTATGGAGATGCTTAAAAACGAAGTGCGACAATTATCGGCCCCTTGGAAGACCGGAACCTCGCTCCGATCGAAGCATCTCATAAACTTGAGACACCAGCCACTGTCTAACTTGCAGTTCAGCTCGCATATTGTGGCTGGCTCTCCCTGCGACGTCGTAATGTCTCACCATCTCCAATTTGGCAGAGTTTTGGAGGTCACCAGCCCTCTCGAAGTCTCTTTCATTTCCAGCAGCCCAATCGCAAAGGACCTGGCTTTGAAACTGGATAATACCTTATTGGGACTCGGGTCACATTCGTAAACTGTCGCATCAGAACCAATTGGTGATTAGTGTGTAGCCTAACACCTGGAAATGCAGTAAATTGCCCAATTGGGTATGCTCCAGGGTGGCTGTGTTGTTCAAACTCTCAGACCTCGTAGCATAATAATCGACGGCTCTAGAGTCTCGATCTACTGTAGTTCAAGAGCTGTATATTGCGATAGACAAGGATATCCAGCTCTATTATCGAATTATCGATGCACGAACCCGTAGACCTTCAACTTGTCTGGCTAGACTGTTGCTGATCACCACATTCAGCTGAGCTTGCATAATCGGGCGTCGCGCCAACAGCAAAAGTGCCATCTCGATAGTGACAACGATCTTCGCCGAACTGCAGCTACCCTTGGTTGCCTGCCATTGGATATCAAGAAGACGGTAAAggcttcaacttcaatcGGAAAACAGTTACCCACCTACGCCAGCTTCAGTTGACTGCCGCTATTATTCTCAACGCCTATCAGCCCAAGCCACCTTATGTCCATGGATTACAGAAAGTATCACAGCATAACGAAATATTAAACATAAAATATTATTCAAATGCGCAAGCATCAACATAAACTATCTAAGTCAAtagcagctgcagcttcaCGAGCAGACTTCCATAGTCTCAATATCATTAACCTAACAATATACTCCGGTATAAGCATGCTCAAGGGGGATCATTGCCGCCCAAGGTACCCATACATAACCAAACATCAAATTACCTTTCCATCGCTGTATCGTAGCATGCCTCCCAAAACATGTCTTCGTTTTCAACTCATCCATTGTCATAAATACATGTGCGCAGACAGCTCTTGCTGTTTTCTAACCGCTGCACATAATGCAGGATTCGGGATCCTCAATGCTACCTGTTACACGATTAGTATCTTCATTCATGCCGAAGGAACGTTTGTCACTCACACTGCAGGACAGCCTCCGAGTAGATATCGCGCTCACGATCCTCGTTGTCCTTGTCTTGATCCTCAGACTGAGGGTTCTTCTTGACACCCAACTCTTCTTCCTGAACCTTCTCGGCAGGCTCAGTAGGAAGAGCCCTGGGGCTGTCaccctcctcaacatcagccttgatggtggGCGCACGTCCAGGTACCGTCGCAGTACCATTTAGGCTCTTGGCGGCATTGCCGTTCAGGCCGCTGTCTTGGGAGCCAGTCCTGCTACCGTTCAGTTCAGTACGTCCCATAGTTGAGGGCGAGGACATGAGGTAGCTTGAACCAGCAGGAGGAGCACGCTTCTTTAGAGGCTTGATCTGAGCTGAATTGGAATCGGCAAGCTTGAGAGCCTGTTGATCAACAGTGAACTGAAtaggagcagcagcagcctgtGTACGAAGGTAGTACATGCCAGTCTTGAGGCCAAGCTTCCAGCCTGCAAAGTGCATACTGGTGATCTTGCCCATCGTGGGGTCTTTCATGTGGATGTTCAGTGACTGGGACTGATCAATGAAGGCACCTCGATCAGCAGCCATCTGAACGACTTGGCGCTGAGAGATCTCCCAAACGGTCTTATACAGAGCCTTGACATCGGCAGGGATGTTGGGAATGTTCTGAATGGAACCATTCTCAGCAATGATGCGGTTCTTCATAGCATCGGACCACAGACCCATGTCGACAAGGTCCTTGAGCAGCCAGGGGTTGACAACCTGGAACTCACCAGCGAGAACACGTCGTTGGTAGATGTTGGAGGTGTAGGGCTCGAAGCACTCGTTGTTGCCCAGAATCTGGGAGGTACTGGCCGTAGGCATAGGAGCAAGGAGCAGACTGTTACGGATGCCGTGTGTCTTGACTTCCTCTCGAAGAGTCTCCCAGTCCCAGAGGTCAGAGGGCTTGACGTTCCACATGTCGAACTGGAGGATACCCTCAGAGGCGGGGGAACCTTTGAAGGTGGAGTAGGGACCCTCCTCCTTAGCCAGCTGCACGGAGGCAGTGAGGGCAGCGTGGTAAATGGTCTCGAAGATCTGCTTGTTGAGCTCACGAGCCTCGGGTGACTCGAAGGGCATGCGCAGAGCAAAGGAAAGCATCGGCAAGGCCCtgaacaccaagaccaatgGGTCGGTGGCGCATGTTACTGTTGCGAGCCTCCTGGACAGGGTAGTGGTTCACATCGATGATCTTGTTCAGGTTGCGAATAACAACCTGACTGACCTTGTGCAACTTCTTGAAGTCGTAGCAAGCCTCATCGTAGTTGATGAAAGAGGGCAGAGCCAGAGAGGCAAGGTTGCAGACAG
Coding sequences within it:
- a CDS encoding pirin (iron-binding nuclear protein) — protein: MTLFRSIFIPVFIALAAIALFQHRIKDTATSTFEFLGALTPLTFHKANTQHKEHHLFATEMSVTRAVRKVFLAVEQSEGAGARVRRSIGTPQLRNFSPFLMLDHFSVKPGAGFPDHPHRGQETITYLLEGGMDHEDFAGNRGTLSAGDLQFMTAGKGIVHAEMPRQNEDGSANVGLQLWVDLPKDLKACEPRYRDLRGSEIPIAKVDDDKVTVKVISGQSHGIDSVKDLAYTPVWFLDIEIRPGGKITQPLPANWNAFAYTLEGDVIVGKDDQRRVVEQYHNIVFEPQGDVVHFEVDAGASKPARLALIAGIPLDQPVIQYGPFVLTSKEDVAKALFDYQTHSNGFERAENWQSEIGKSMMD
- a CDS encoding hypothetical protein (At least one base has a quality score < 10), whose product is MFVRKRDGRQERVQFDKITARVSRLCYGLDMDHVDPVAITQKVISGVYGGVTTVQLDDLAAETAAYMTVTHPDYAILAARIAVSNLHKQTKKQWSAVVSDLYHYVNPKNGRPSPMISKETYECVMRHKEELDSAIVYDRDFQYQYFGFKTLERSYLLKIDGKIVERPQHMIMRVSVGIWGDDIERVLETYNLMSSKFFTHASPTLFNAGTPQPQLSSCFLVDMKDDSIEGIYDTLKTCAMISKMAGGIGLNVHRIRATGSYIAGTNGTSNGVVPMLRVFNNTARYVDQGGNKRPGAFAIYLEPWHSDVFEFLDLRKNHGKEEVRARDLFLALWIPDLFMKRVEKNGDWTLMCPNECPGLADCYGEEFEALYEKYEKEGKGRKTIKAQKLWYAILEAQTETGNPFMLYKDACNRKSNQKNLGTIRSSNLCTEIIEYCAPDEVAVCNLASLALPSFINYDEACYDFKKLHKVSQVVIRNLNKIIDVNHYPVQEARNSNMRHRPIGLGSPEARELNKQIFETIYHAALTASVQLAKEEGPYSTFKGSPASEGILQFDMWNVKPSDLWDWETLREEVKTHGIRNSLLLAPMPTASTSQILGNNECFEPYTSNIYQRRVLAGEFQVVNPWLLKDLVDMGLWSDAMKNRIIAENGSIQNIPNIPADVKALYKTVWEISQRQVVQMAADRGAFIDQSQSLNIHMKDPTMGKITSMHFAGWKLGLKTGMYYLRTQAAAAPIQFTVDQQALKLADSNSAQIKPLKKRAPPAGSSYLMSSPSTMGRTELNGSRTGSQDSGLNGNAAKSLNGTATVPGRAPTIKADVEEGDSPRALPTEPAEKVQEEELGVKKNPQSEDQDKDNEDRERDIYSEAVLQCSIEDPESCIMCSG